The Miltoncostaea marina DNA window CGCGGCGCGGGCCGCCGCCGCCGCGGAGCCGTTCCGCGAGGACGGCTGGCGCCTGCTCATGCGGGCCGAGGCCGCGGCCCGCGGCCCGGCGTCGGCGCTGCCCGCCTACCTCGAGTGCGCCGCGGCGCTGCGCGAGGTGGGCCTCGAGCCCTCGGCCGGCACCCGGGAGCTGCTGGGGCGGCTGCGCGACGCCGTACCGGGCGGGTGACGCCCGGTTAACGGGCCCCGTCGTAGCGTCGCCGCACACCGCCGCGACCCTCCCAGGAGGCCCCCATGCCCGGACTGCCCGGCCGCTTCACCCCCGACCGCTTCGGCTTCTCCATGCCGCCGAGCGACCCGCCCTTCGACACGC harbors:
- a CDS encoding bacterial transcriptional activator domain-containing protein, giving the protein MGDARLRTLEVAMRLAGRGPFLPDVTGEAAARRRDELTALVCEARRDHATALLAAGHAAEAAAAARAAAAAEPFREDGWRLLMRAEAAARGPASALPAYLECAAALREVGLEPSAGTRELLGRLRDAVPGG